In one Neobacillus sp. CF12 genomic region, the following are encoded:
- the yycH gene encoding two-component system activity regulator YycH, translated as MKYENSKSVILTILILVSIVLTWNLWTYQPNFEMMENGNVVAEVTLKEKQELHKIIRPDLALFHSNGDHYGTTHAVDLDKIMGEIRKWSFYDVRNYTDEVEDVKELVHGNGNAELVFPAEVPIEIYRSVLKFEEKRIPAFNFNRIIINVENSEKEEGTVYFISADYQQVFVSHISPGLLNDFNRNFFKNTEQYQPYFAYEATEQRTVFIPDGQWEMVKYTYLPVVLNSEAFKEALFDPSFVQRGTVSGIEEYSDVSSKMTVNHDTNMLLYVNPTRETDYVDNAYDLLMRSIDFINGHGGWTDPYRYVEKDVKRKSVKFRLYSTDGYPVFNESGMSEIQEVWGRDEITKYVRPNIALELPLTTEMENVTLPSGSEVMGYLKSRKNFKPELLEQLVLGYEMKRDTGVNKLILLEPAWFYRYNQSWGQITKEDLGGLLHGLE; from the coding sequence ATGAAGTATGAAAATAGTAAATCAGTTATTTTAACAATTCTAATTCTGGTTAGTATTGTTTTAACCTGGAATCTTTGGACGTACCAGCCTAATTTTGAAATGATGGAAAACGGTAATGTTGTTGCTGAGGTAACTTTAAAAGAAAAACAAGAACTTCATAAGATTATTAGACCGGACCTAGCACTATTTCATAGCAATGGGGATCATTATGGAACAACACATGCAGTGGACCTTGATAAAATTATGGGTGAAATAAGAAAATGGTCTTTCTATGATGTTAGGAATTATACGGATGAAGTGGAAGATGTCAAGGAATTAGTGCATGGAAATGGAAATGCAGAACTTGTTTTTCCCGCTGAGGTTCCTATTGAAATTTACCGAAGCGTATTAAAATTTGAGGAGAAAAGAATTCCTGCTTTTAATTTTAATCGCATCATAATTAATGTTGAGAATTCAGAAAAGGAAGAGGGTACAGTTTACTTCATTTCTGCAGATTATCAACAGGTTTTCGTGAGTCATATATCTCCTGGTTTATTAAATGATTTCAACCGTAACTTCTTTAAAAACACTGAGCAATATCAACCCTATTTTGCATATGAAGCAACTGAGCAACGGACTGTTTTTATCCCTGATGGACAGTGGGAGATGGTCAAGTATACGTATTTGCCGGTTGTCCTAAATTCGGAGGCATTCAAAGAAGCACTGTTTGATCCGAGTTTTGTACAAAGGGGGACTGTTTCTGGGATAGAAGAATACAGTGATGTTTCTAGTAAGATGACAGTGAATCACGATACCAATATGCTGCTATATGTTAATCCTACGAGAGAGACTGATTATGTTGATAACGCCTATGATCTTTTAATGAGGAGTATTGATTTTATTAATGGACATGGAGGATGGACAGATCCTTATCGTTATGTGGAAAAGGATGTAAAGAGAAAATCGGTTAAGTTCCGGTTATATAGTACAGATGGTTACCCCGTTTTTAATGAAAGTGGAATGTCTGAGATTCAAGAAGTATGGGGAAGAGATGAAATAACGAAATATGTTAGGCCAAATATAGCCTTAGAGTTGCCGTTAACGACAGAAATGGAAAATGTAACCCTTCCGTCTGGATCTGAGGTAATGGGATATCTCAAGAGCAGAAAGAATTTCAAACCAGAATTATTAGAACAACTTGTTTTAGGATATGAAATGAAGAGGGATACGGGTGTAAACAAACTGATTCTCCTAGAGCCTGCTTGGTTTTATCGTTATAACCAGTCATGGGGACAAATCACGAAGGAAGACCTAGGGGGATTGTTACATGGATTGGAGTAA
- the yycI gene encoding two-component system regulatory protein YycI: MDWSKIKTIFILTFLILDVYLLFQFMKIRDANKYEFITEASIEETLELNEISYKELPKAPIKDQYLSAKPKMFTKEDTEKLKDQIALLKEPSTTLQVKLDKPIALNTKFEAAELTSFVRDNVLYGDQYQFWKKSDKKNTIVYFQHYDNMTLYENLSGMITFQIDDKNQIVSYEQTYLEDIAKMTDKEEILPPLKALETLHQKGVLKSKSKITKVELGYSTLIQLAASQALAPTWRFVVNENESLYVNALEGQIIEFNNDENRDLE; this comes from the coding sequence ATGGATTGGAGTAAAATAAAAACAATTTTTATCTTAACCTTTCTGATATTAGATGTGTATCTCTTATTTCAGTTTATGAAAATCAGAGATGCGAATAAATATGAATTTATCACAGAGGCTTCCATTGAAGAAACACTAGAGCTAAATGAAATCAGCTATAAAGAGCTCCCAAAAGCACCTATTAAGGATCAGTATCTAAGTGCAAAGCCTAAAATGTTTACCAAGGAAGATACAGAAAAACTTAAGGATCAAATTGCGCTGTTAAAGGAACCGAGCACAACACTTCAAGTGAAGCTTGATAAGCCTATAGCATTAAACACAAAATTTGAGGCTGCAGAACTGACTTCTTTTGTAAGGGATAATGTTTTGTATGGTGACCAGTATCAATTTTGGAAGAAAAGCGATAAGAAAAACACCATCGTCTACTTCCAACATTATGACAATATGACCTTATATGAAAATCTAAGTGGAATGATTACTTTTCAAATTGATGACAAAAATCAAATTGTGTCGTATGAGCAAACCTACTTAGAGGATATTGCAAAAATGACGGACAAGGAAGAAATTCTTCCTCCTTTGAAGGCACTCGAAACCTTGCATCAAAAGGGCGTCCTCAAGTCAAAAAGCAAAATTACAAAAGTCGAACTTGGTTATTCAACTTTAATTCAGCTTGCAGCTTCACAAGCTTTAGCCCCAACATGGCGTTTTGTGGTGAATGAGAATGAAAGTCTTTATGTCAATGCGCTAGAAGGACAGATTATAGAATTTAACAACGATGAAAATAGGGATTTGGAGTGA
- a CDS encoding MBL fold metallo-hydrolase has translation MSLRYSILASGSTGNSLYVESDEHSFLVDAGFSGKQMEAFFQHINRDISKLTGIFVTHEHSDHIKGIGILARKYKLPVYANENTWRAMERTVGEISTEQKMIFSTESVKSFGATDIESFGVSHDAAEPMFYVFHHSGKKLVLITDTGYVSDRMKGIISNADAYIFESNHDVQMLRMGRYPWNIKRRILSDLGHVSNEDAAIAMSEVIGDNTKRVYLAHLSLDNNMKDLARMSVAQTLQSQGLIVGEGFDLYDTDPKVPTILTAV, from the coding sequence ATGTCATTACGTTATAGCATTTTAGCGAGCGGGAGTACGGGGAATTCGCTTTATGTTGAATCAGACGAGCACTCCTTTTTAGTAGATGCAGGATTTAGTGGAAAGCAAATGGAGGCATTTTTTCAACATATTAATCGTGATATAAGTAAATTAACTGGTATATTTGTTACCCATGAACACAGTGATCATATTAAAGGGATTGGAATATTAGCCCGTAAATATAAATTGCCGGTATATGCAAATGAAAATACGTGGCGGGCAATGGAGCGGACAGTGGGAGAAATTTCAACTGAGCAAAAAATGATTTTCAGCACAGAAAGTGTAAAAAGCTTTGGCGCTACAGATATTGAATCATTCGGTGTATCCCATGACGCTGCAGAACCGATGTTTTATGTTTTCCATCATTCAGGGAAAAAATTAGTGCTAATCACAGATACAGGCTATGTTAGTGACCGAATGAAAGGAATCATTTCAAACGCGGATGCCTATATTTTTGAGTCCAATCATGATGTGCAGATGTTAAGAATGGGGAGATATCCTTGGAATATTAAACGAAGGATTCTCAGTGATCTTGGACATGTATCGAATGAAGATGCAGCGATTGCGATGAGTGAGGTCATTGGAGACAATACAAAGAGAGTATACCTTGCCCATTTAAGTCTTGATAACAATATGAAAGACTTAGCAAGAATGTCAGTAGCCCAGACACTGCAAAGCCAGGGACTTATTGTCGGTGAGGGATTTGATCTCTATGACACGGACCCTAAAGTGCCAACCATTTTAACAGCGGTTTAA